The genomic DNA aattattggaggttcattggaataagtgtaatgaagttaagggagtttatcattgaataaaatataatatttcgtaccaataacagtaattttttatttcgagcaCAGaagcttttcaaccaacctgtaattGTATGTTCTGCCAAGTCGTAATGCATTATTTTGCACTATTATCAATAGTATACGCAACGCAcgctatataataaattttttagctaATATTTTTACACTCTGTGTTACATTATTAGCGTTTGAGTAAGGATTcttaacatttttgaaaatatatataatatacccaATGTTTACCGGGAATTGTTTAGTTTCCCAAcggtgaaataattttttaaatccgTTAAGTAGTTTTGGCGCCTGtttaattcaaacaaacaaagaaataaacaatttaatctTTTCTCTTCATAAGACTTGTATTGCTATAGATAACAGTTTTAAGGTCACTGTAATAGTGAACTTTCTGAAGGCAGCTTTGACAAAGCTGCTAGTCAAATGTAtgcataatatttatagaatatataatacataagtgATATACATTGCTTACGACTAAActacaatatacaaaaattgcTGATTTTTTCTAAACTCCGCGAAATGAATGTGACTGTCATCATAAGACATCTCTGGGAATAAATTATGCACATTTCCAAAGTCTTTACTTCTTAAAATTTcgaagaatatttaaatttcggCTCTGCTTTAACATagctctttaaattttttgtttactattCTTAAGTTGGGCATAGAAATTGTGGTGTAATGCATTCATTTTgcgataaaaatattaaagtcgGTATGCATGATATATGCAAACACAACTTCATGAGttttaaagataatattaaatatttgtaagttTTATATTCCAAAGCACTTCTTCAATATGTGCTGATTGATTGTTTCTGCAGTTaattttgtgattttaaacaGAATCATTGCCACACCGTGCGAAAAATAGCAAGTTGATACTTTTTTCGTCGCTAGAGTTTTTCGGCACAGAAtgcttttcaaaaagttttcgtCATTAAGCGTTCTTTGAACCGTTGGATATGACTTCCTTTCAATGTTGCACCAAAATTAGAATATTGATATGTTCAATGTTcctcaaattatataaaaagaactATTTGGACTCGATGTGCGAAAAACTAGATATGCAAGTCAAATGGCCCTTTGATGTAAGCAGCTATTGTTCAAAATCGCAAGCGTGTAGCAAGatgatacatacttatatgcgtGAAAGGGTGGTAGGCTGACTTGAAATTAAtgctttttttaaaacatatgtacacataaatgggttggcaactaagtaattgcggacttcacttagttgaatttttaagtttgctggcgtagtccaaatgtaaaacacattttgttatttgataattggcaattcagctgtcaatcagtaaaataaagttttttgatcggttgcgtagttttcgtttggcgttcgttgaaaaatagaagatcaaaaggaacattttcgtcatattttgcttttttatttttgcaaaggtaaaaacgcatcgcaagctcacaaaaagttatatgctgtttatggcgacgaagccataaaagaacggcagtgtcaaaattggttttgCCAAAattcgttctggtgatttttcgctcaaagatgaaaaacgctctggtcctccagttgaagttgatgacgacctaatcaaagcaataatcgattcggatcgtcacagtacaacacgtgagattgcagagaagcttaaggtatcacatacatgcattgaaaatcacttaaaacaacttggctatgttcaaaaactcgatatatgggttcctcacgaactgaaagaaacgcagttaacgcaacgcattaacagctgcgatttgctaaagaaacgtaatgTAAATGATGAtaactggtgatgaaaaatgggttgtttacaacaatatcaagcggaaaagatcgtggagcaGGCCAGATGAACGagctcaaacaacaacaaaagctggtattcatcaaaagaaggttttgttatcagtttggttggactataaaggaattgtctactttgaactcttaccacccaaccgaacgatcaattctgttgtctacattgaacaactaacgaaattaaacaatgcagttgaagaaaagcggtccgaattgataaatcgaataggtgttgtattccatcatgacaatgcaaggccacacacatctttggtcactcggcataaactattggagcttggttgggatgttttgccacatccaccatatagtccttgcaccatcggattactttttgtttcgatctttacaaaactccttgaatggtaaaaatttcaataatgatgatgatgtcaaatcgtacctgattcagttttttgctaataaaaaccagaaattttatgaacgtgggattgTGATTCTGCCTGGAAGATGGCAAAActtcattgatcaaaatgggcaatacattacagaataaagttatttagttccatgaaaaaatggtcttttattttttttttttaattgcgcaattacttagttgccatatgtatattaatagcatatacataaaagCATTTAAATCTAAAACAAGCCTTTTCTGAGACATTTTTGGTTTTGCCATGACCCGGAAAACCCTTGAAAGCTGACACAGTGGTTTTTATTGATATAACTGTGAAACCATAAATGTGactaaatcattttattttctgACGTAAGACCAAAGAGAAAGTGAATTTCGGAGTTGATTTCTGAAAACGGCCGTCACTCGTATTTAACTTTCTCAGTATTTTCATCGTTTTCTGCAGAATGTTGATAACCCGATATTAATGAGCTAAAAATAATGCTATGTTGCGACAATCACAGCAAAGAATTTTTAGTCTTAAAAAACTACATAGTGACTTGTGTGGTTTATATGCGTTCAGTTCTCCAACTGATGCATGGTGTTGAGCGATTAGCTTGACATTACCACATTATTGACATATCGTCTTCTCATCAGCTGGACAGTTTTTAATTGGCAAGCCAGGCGGCACAACAACAGTCggtttttaaaatctttaaaatgtttcaaataaaaataattttacttttacccTTTGTTTCAACTCTAATCCAAGCTGAAAAACATAGTTGTACAAAACAAGGAAAGGTTAGcgctttttaaatataaaaaaccaaaaaaaaaaaaaaaaaaatttatttttccaaaatatattcATTACTAAGCTGATTTACTCTCTCCCGCGGAATAGGCTGGAGAAACGATACAGATTTGCTGTGCGGGCTACGTGGGCAACGGCACACATTGTACGGCCTTTTGTACGAATGGTTGCATCAATGGCAAATGCATTGCTGCAGAGCACTGTGAGTGCAACGAAGGTTTTGCCAAGAAACGGGGCCGGCAATGTGAGCCAATAACAGCAAATTCCCAGCAACAGTTGTGCCACGAACGCTGCATCAATGGCACATGCTCGGATGGCTTGTGTACCTGTGGCCAGGGTTGGCGGCTGCAGCAAAATAAAAGCGCCGATATTTGTGTGCCGCAACGTGGGAATAGCCTAAGTAATTCGAGTGACAGTTGTGTGAATGGATATTGTAGTGCACCGGGTAATTGCAGTTGTTTTGCGGGCTTCGAACTGCTGCCAGGTAATAGACAGGAGTGTGTACCTTCAATGAGTGACATCAGTTTGAGCAAATTCCTGGCCACTTGGCCACAATATCATAGCGAGATAATTATTGCCACAATAACGCTGATATTCGTATTATTGGctatttattacttattttaccGAATTTATAGACTGGAAACGAAAAAAGGAAACGTAGAGCTGAACTGTGAAACAAACAAATTAGTATCTTTAAAAGtcgttaattaaatttattttacttactaTCGGAATTCATAACACGGAGCCTAGCATATTAGAATCGCAAAAATTAACTGAAGACATAAACTTTGATCATGGCTTTTAGTACTCTTTGTTGATGTAAATGCATTTCATTCATTATTAAACACCAGACGTTTCTTGATCTGAGAAACCTTCACCGGAATGGCGTAGCATTAGTTAGCTATTACTGTATATTTATCTTTTCGCACATATATAAGTCAGAAAGAAAAGtgcgaagaaataataaaaaatcagagCAAAAATATGGTTGCAAGTTTGGGTTGTCTGTGGGTTttacatgtttgtatgttaatatgtatatattaaataaaaagacaaGAACTATTTTTGTTGGGCGCCATTTATCACTTGtggtaaaaaaatgtaaacaagcgtCGATAATACTCGTAGGGAAAGTAAGTATGAAGCGAATAATAATGATAACAATAATACCCGAatgattaccctcctcccgcccaaccgacgagaggggcgcaatccgcatacgtgctgAATTAGCCGAGTAAGAAAAGGCAAGAGCGTTAAAATCATGAAATATAGGGCGGTATGGTTCgcttagttcgaaatttgatcaACAGGATTTTAACTAGCCTTTTACTAGTTCTCGAAAAACAATTTCAACATGAAATATAATAGTTTATAATATAGTTATAACACCGATAAATCAGTAGGCGCATAAATCTCACGCCCTTCTTGATCTTATCCCTACTTAAAGAGCATCTGTACATCATCCAAACTTATAATGGTTATTTCGGACTTCTAAGCGCGGTCAAGCAAGGGTTAAAAGAAGATTATCTCAGGCCTCAAGCAAGTTCGAGTTGGGAATAGAGCTAAGGGTCAAACGAGATCTCTTGAGTCAGGCAATATCAAGCTAGTACCAACCTATTGGCCAAGCTGGTTCAAGTTAGAGGTCAAGCAAAGTCTAAATAGTGGTTAAGCGAGATCAAGCCAAGAAACAATCCAGACACAACCAACGAAGAACTATAGACGGTCAAATTCAGCCAGTTGAGAGCCAACGTCAAAGACCACAGAGCAGAATATGGGTCTCGAAAACGTATAGTTGGATTTCGACTAGTTATGGTAAAGAGTTAGCACACATTAGCACCATCATTTAATTCcgatatatacctatattaattGTCGTTAACTGACGTTCCAGGCAA from Bactrocera oleae isolate idBacOlea1 chromosome 3, idBacOlea1, whole genome shotgun sequence includes the following:
- the LOC106626538 gene encoding protein kinase C-binding protein NELL2; translated protein: MFQIKIILLLPFVSTLIQAEKHSCTKQGKAGETIQICCAGYVGNGTHCTAFCTNGCINGKCIAAEHCECNEGFAKKRGRQCEPITANSQQQLCHERCINGTCSDGLCTCGQGWRLQQNKSADICVPQRGNSLSNSSDSCVNGYCSAPGNCSCFAGFELLPGNRQECVPSMSDISLSKFLATWPQYHSEIIIATITLIFVLLAIYYLFYRIYRLETKKGNVELNCETNKLVSLKVVN